The following proteins come from a genomic window of Chloracidobacterium sp.:
- the uvrA gene encoding excinuclease ABC subunit UvrA: MSIKQITVRGARQHNLKNIDVEIPRDKFTVITGLSGSGKSSLAFDTIYAEGQRRYVESLSAYARQFLDQLEKPDVDSIEGLSPAISIEQKTVSRSPRSTVGTVTEIYDYLRLLFSSIGQPHCHQCGAPITRQTVEQIVGGILELPNGERVMILAPVVRGRKGEFKKELEKFHKDGFVRARIDGEMRQLDEEIILDKRRNHTIEIVVDRLLIKDGVKDRLNESVRTALKLANGGVLVSIVDGDEKLYSEKMACVDCGINIATLEPRSFSFNSAYGACKHCQGIGTVMEIDVNKIVPDPSIAAGKIEFLSGADRSGASFLRSALLAIIERFVDGDKLEPPVEGARARKKGKRKKADVITEADGHKSLIETPFAELPEEIRNAFLFGTKKRLTFRQGEYKYESDWKGALKAMKERLENPPSEKTREALIELVAPVPCPICNGARLQPESLAVRINGRGIGEYTALPITEAVKRFAEIKLTKREEKIAGLVLKEINGRLQFLDAVGLGYLTLDRGSGTLSGGEGQRIRLATQIGSHLRGVLYVLDEPSIGLHPRDNRKLLDTLQKLRDLGNTVLVVEHDEETIENADYVIDLGPMAGTHGGEVIAVGSPSEIKNTEASLTGKYLKGEVKIEIPEFRRLPNGSRIKVKGARAHNLKNIDVEFPLGLLTVVTGVSGSGKSTLVEDILYPALYKQVYRSNLQPLEHDSIEGIDLVDKIIEIDQSPIGRTPRSNPATYTGLFSPIRDLYAMLPESRQRGYKAGRFSFNVKGGRCEACEGDGMKRIEMNFLPDVYVTCDVCRGHRYNRETLAVKYKGLSIADLLDTTIEDALPLLENIPQIRQKLETLLDVGLGYIKVGQSSTTLSGGEAQRIKLAKELSKRATGKTIYILDEPTTGLHFADVHRLLDVLQKLVDTGNTVIVIEHHLDVIKSADYIIDLGPEGGSGGGKVVATGTPEEVAKVRRSFTGQALKAMLD; the protein is encoded by the coding sequence ATGAGCATCAAGCAGATCACTGTCCGCGGGGCACGCCAACATAACCTCAAAAACATCGACGTCGAGATCCCTCGCGATAAGTTCACCGTGATCACCGGCCTTTCAGGCTCGGGTAAATCGTCGCTTGCATTCGATACGATCTACGCCGAGGGCCAGAGGCGTTATGTCGAATCGTTGTCGGCTTACGCCCGTCAATTCCTTGATCAGCTCGAAAAGCCGGATGTCGATTCGATCGAAGGTTTAAGCCCTGCGATCTCGATCGAACAAAAGACCGTTTCTCGAAGCCCTCGTTCAACTGTTGGTACCGTTACCGAAATATACGATTACCTGAGACTTCTGTTCTCGTCGATCGGTCAGCCTCATTGCCACCAATGCGGTGCGCCGATCACAAGGCAAACAGTAGAACAGATCGTCGGCGGGATCCTTGAACTCCCGAACGGTGAACGGGTAATGATCCTTGCCCCGGTCGTTCGCGGCCGAAAGGGTGAATTCAAAAAGGAGCTGGAAAAGTTTCACAAAGACGGCTTTGTCAGAGCCCGGATCGACGGCGAGATGCGGCAGCTCGACGAGGAGATAATCCTCGATAAACGTCGAAATCACACGATCGAGATCGTCGTCGACCGGCTTTTGATAAAAGACGGCGTAAAGGACCGTCTGAATGAATCGGTCAGAACCGCGCTAAAACTGGCGAACGGAGGCGTACTTGTTTCGATCGTCGATGGCGACGAAAAGCTCTATTCGGAAAAGATGGCGTGCGTCGATTGCGGAATCAACATCGCCACGCTTGAGCCGCGATCGTTTTCGTTCAACTCGGCCTACGGGGCGTGTAAACATTGTCAGGGGATAGGGACGGTGATGGAGATCGATGTCAATAAGATCGTACCCGACCCTTCGATCGCTGCCGGAAAGATCGAGTTTCTCAGCGGAGCTGACCGTTCGGGAGCATCGTTTCTACGATCAGCGTTGCTGGCCATCATCGAACGATTCGTCGACGGAGACAAGCTCGAACCGCCGGTCGAGGGAGCGAGGGCACGGAAGAAAGGAAAACGAAAAAAGGCGGATGTCATTACGGAAGCAGACGGTCATAAGAGCCTGATCGAAACTCCGTTCGCCGAACTTCCTGAAGAGATCCGAAACGCCTTTCTTTTCGGAACAAAGAAACGGCTGACATTTCGCCAGGGCGAGTATAAATACGAGAGCGACTGGAAAGGTGCATTGAAGGCGATGAAGGAGCGGCTCGAGAATCCGCCGTCCGAGAAAACGCGTGAGGCCCTGATCGAATTGGTCGCTCCCGTTCCATGTCCGATCTGCAACGGTGCTCGGCTCCAGCCCGAAAGCCTTGCCGTAAGGATAAACGGACGAGGTATCGGCGAATATACCGCGTTGCCGATCACCGAGGCCGTCAAACGATTCGCCGAGATCAAGCTAACGAAGCGCGAAGAAAAGATCGCCGGACTTGTCCTCAAAGAGATAAATGGCCGGCTGCAGTTTCTTGATGCGGTCGGGCTCGGATATCTGACGCTCGATCGCGGATCCGGGACGCTATCGGGCGGCGAAGGTCAACGCATAAGGCTGGCAACGCAGATCGGATCACATCTCCGAGGTGTGTTGTACGTATTGGATGAACCGAGCATCGGGCTCCATCCGCGCGACAACAGAAAGCTGCTGGATACGCTTCAAAAGCTTCGCGACCTCGGCAATACGGTCCTGGTCGTTGAACACGACGAAGAAACGATCGAAAACGCAGATTACGTCATCGATCTTGGGCCAATGGCCGGGACGCACGGCGGCGAGGTCATCGCTGTCGGTTCACCGAGCGAGATCAAAAACACCGAAGCCTCATTGACGGGCAAATATCTCAAGGGCGAAGTGAAGATCGAGATTCCTGAGTTTCGTCGATTGCCGAACGGCAGCCGGATCAAAGTAAAAGGGGCACGCGCGCACAACCTCAAGAATATTGACGTCGAATTCCCGCTCGGGCTTTTGACGGTGGTTACGGGCGTTTCGGGCTCGGGCAAATCGACCCTGGTCGAGGATATTCTGTATCCGGCGCTCTACAAACAGGTTTATAGATCGAATTTGCAGCCGTTAGAACACGATTCGATCGAGGGCATCGATCTCGTAGACAAGATAATCGAGATCGATCAATCGCCGATCGGGCGCACGCCGCGTTCGAATCCCGCGACATATACGGGACTGTTCTCGCCGATACGTGACCTATATGCCATGCTGCCCGAATCGCGGCAGCGAGGTTATAAGGCCGGCCGTTTCTCGTTCAATGTAAAGGGCGGCCGCTGCGAAGCCTGCGAAGGCGATGGGATGAAGCGGATAGAGATGAATTTCCTGCCGGATGTTTACGTCACCTGCGACGTTTGCCGAGGCCACCGCTATAACCGCGAAACGCTCGCCGTCAAATACAAAGGGCTCTCGATCGCTGACCTGCTCGACACGACGATCGAAGACGCTTTGCCGCTGCTTGAGAACATTCCGCAGATCAGGCAAAAGCTGGAGACCCTGCTAGACGTCGGCCTTGGCTATATCAAGGTCGGGCAATCATCGACCACGCTCTCCGGCGGCGAGGCACAACGGATCAAACTCGCCAAGGAGTTATCAAAACGAGCGACCGGAAAAACTATTTACATCCTTGATGAACCGACCACAGGGCTTCATTTTGCCGATGTTCACAGGCTGCTCGATGTTCTGCAAAAGCTCGTCGATACGGGAAACACGGTGATCGTTATCGAGCATCATCTGGACGTGATAAAATCAGCCGATTATATAATCGACCTCGGTCCCGAAGGCGGCTCTGGCGGCGGTAAGGTGGTCGCAACGGGAACGCCCGAGGAGGTTGCAAAGGTCAGGAGGTCGTTCACCGGACAGGCTTTGAAGGCGATGTTGGATTAG
- a CDS encoding putative sulfate exporter family transporter gives MSWQKALFFVLIVFILSPWGSPAAALALGLFVALTIGNPFPELSGKPAKYLLQASVAMLGFGMNLGAVYQAGKSGIFFILGVVFGALFLGYAIGKLLKIPARVSTLISSGTAICGGSAIAAIGPAIKAENDEMSVSLGTIFVLNSIALVAFPMIGHFLGLTQNQFGLWAAVAIQDTSSVVGASTVYGPEALAVAATVKLARALWIAPLAIVLAFVYHEGGSKTKIAIPWFIFLFVAAAAIRTYAPLFVFPSVFDSLVNLAKAGFTVTLFLIGLSLSRKMLKRVGWRPFLQGTLLWVIIASVSLWAVLTFS, from the coding sequence ATGTCCTGGCAAAAAGCTCTCTTTTTCGTTCTGATCGTGTTCATTTTATCCCCGTGGGGCTCGCCCGCAGCGGCACTCGCACTTGGGCTGTTCGTTGCCCTGACGATCGGAAATCCTTTCCCCGAGCTGTCAGGCAAACCGGCAAAATACCTGCTCCAGGCATCGGTCGCCATGCTCGGCTTTGGGATGAATCTCGGAGCTGTCTATCAAGCCGGCAAAAGCGGAATTTTCTTTATTCTTGGCGTCGTTTTTGGAGCCCTGTTCCTTGGCTACGCGATAGGGAAACTTCTCAAGATCCCGGCGAGGGTCTCGACGCTTATCTCTTCAGGAACTGCGATCTGCGGCGGAAGTGCGATCGCGGCGATCGGGCCGGCGATCAAGGCCGAGAACGACGAGATGTCGGTCTCGCTCGGGACGATCTTTGTCCTGAACTCGATCGCGTTGGTCGCTTTTCCGATGATCGGGCATTTCCTGGGGCTTACTCAGAATCAGTTCGGTCTTTGGGCGGCGGTGGCCATACAGGATACAAGCTCGGTCGTCGGAGCCTCGACGGTATATGGCCCCGAAGCGCTTGCAGTTGCCGCCACGGTAAAGCTTGCCCGGGCGCTGTGGATCGCCCCGCTTGCTATCGTTCTTGCATTCGTTTACCACGAGGGTGGTTCGAAAACGAAGATCGCGATCCCGTGGTTCATTTTTCTATTCGTGGCTGCGGCTGCAATTCGAACTTACGCCCCGCTATTCGTTTTCCCGAGCGTCTTTGATTCGTTGGTGAACCTCGCAAAGGCCGGTTTTACGGTCACGCTTTTCCTGATCGGCCTTAGCCTTTCAAGAAAGATGCTGAAGCGGGTCGGGTGGCGTCCTTTCCTGCAGGGTACGCTGCTCTGGGTCATCATCGCATCCGTTTCGCTATGGGCGGTGCTTACGTTTAGCTGA